One genomic segment of uncultured Ilyobacter sp. includes these proteins:
- a CDS encoding GNAT family N-acetyltransferase, translating into MKIDYSFPHIFFGFLREKSTIEEFLSHPFSKFIAKEVPISNNKIEEIKKNSVFMKFLNNEDTVTALLEELIFHESIWAQDVKNHMVKLFPEYISENIEVFFTLGGEYSSKNEIFINIDKYLENSSYREVIPEIIYRTTLLLYIRKHTYNIDLKHLSRLHYIEFINYLIHYKGAAAYSTRFYMNSSSFNYSNSFILKGETSLEELLSSYNSLSETLKGEEDINFSKFLEANSFPENLGYQIFKRTILSGKSFYEVVSTPFPEFIDIHLPPMLPQSINTLAIGALTENYAREISCWKYPNEYSVYNFPTWSEMSKLRWAITFKEKREKEFRGFFIHKSIVGFGQIVKGMREISIGIGIRPDLCGCGYGTRIVSLLIKECRDIDSNAIISLKVRSFNKRAINCYKKLGFQEKAKYKTYSLAGEVEFIKMELH; encoded by the coding sequence ATGAAAATTGATTACTCCTTTCCCCATATTTTCTTCGGTTTCTTAAGAGAAAAGAGTACCATTGAAGAATTTTTATCACATCCCTTCTCAAAATTCATTGCAAAAGAAGTTCCTATCAGTAATAATAAAATTGAAGAGATTAAGAAAAACTCTGTTTTTATGAAATTTCTGAATAATGAAGATACAGTCACAGCTCTTCTAGAGGAGCTTATCTTTCATGAAAGTATTTGGGCTCAGGATGTGAAAAATCATATGGTGAAACTATTTCCTGAATATATTTCAGAAAATATAGAGGTTTTTTTCACTTTAGGTGGAGAATATAGCAGTAAAAATGAAATTTTTATAAATATTGATAAATACTTAGAAAACAGCAGCTACCGAGAGGTTATTCCTGAAATAATTTACAGGACAACACTTCTTTTATACATTCGTAAGCATACTTATAATATTGACCTCAAACATCTCAGCCGTCTACATTACATAGAATTTATAAATTACCTTATCCACTATAAGGGAGCTGCAGCATATTCCACTAGATTCTATATGAATTCTAGCTCTTTCAATTATTCAAACTCCTTCATTTTAAAAGGTGAAACATCTCTAGAAGAACTTTTGAGTTCCTACAACTCCCTATCAGAAACTTTAAAAGGAGAGGAGGATATCAATTTTTCAAAGTTTTTGGAAGCCAACTCCTTTCCGGAAAATCTTGGATATCAGATTTTTAAAAGAACTATTTTATCTGGAAAAAGTTTCTACGAGGTAGTTTCAACACCCTTTCCAGAATTTATAGATATACACCTACCACCTATGCTTCCACAGAGCATAAATACTCTGGCCATAGGAGCCCTTACTGAAAATTATGCCCGGGAGATCTCTTGCTGGAAATATCCCAATGAATATTCTGTATACAATTTCCCAACTTGGAGCGAGATGTCAAAACTCCGATGGGCAATAACTTTTAAGGAAAAAAGAGAGAAAGAATTCAGAGGATTCTTCATACACAAATCCATTGTAGGTTTTGGGCAGATTGTTAAAGGTATGAGAGAGATTTCTATAGGTATCGGAATACGTCCCGATCTCTGCGGATGCGGTTACGGTACAAGAATAGTAAGCCTCCTTATCAAGGAATGCAGGGATATAGATTCAAATGCCATTATCTCCCTTAAGGTACGAAGTTTCAACAAAAGAGCAATTAACTGCTATAAAAAACTTGGATTTCAAGAAAAGGCAAAATACAAGACCTACTCCCTTGCAGGAGAAGTGGAATTCATAAAAATGGAACTTCATTAA
- the add gene encoding adenosine deaminase: protein MDIKSLPKIELHCHLDGSVRPQTVIDIAKNDGIELPTYDLDKIKKQMVAPMECKDLKDYLTRFNLPGLVMQSKGNLIRVTSELMADAARENVKYIEIRFAPQLHTKEGLTIKEVISSVIVGMRIGEKKFGIRGNLILCCMRNFGVEKAFEVVENGREFLGMGVVGIDLCANEDAGFCEVFQEPIKLAKEYGYRITIHAGETGIGENVSDAVKLLGAERIGHGVFIKDCIEAYEIVKRQNIALEICPTSNVQTRAVGSFSEHPVYNFMKDGIRVTLNTDNRTVSSTNLEKEINIIHKEFGMTYEEYKIIYSNSVEASFASEVMKAELMKFIK, encoded by the coding sequence ATGGATATAAAGTCTTTACCGAAAATAGAGTTGCACTGTCATCTAGATGGAAGTGTAAGACCTCAGACAGTCATCGATATAGCCAAAAATGACGGGATAGAGCTTCCCACCTATGATCTTGATAAAATAAAAAAGCAGATGGTAGCCCCAATGGAATGTAAGGATCTCAAAGATTATCTCACAAGATTTAATCTTCCGGGTTTAGTTATGCAGTCAAAGGGGAATTTGATAAGGGTGACTTCTGAACTTATGGCGGATGCCGCAAGGGAGAATGTTAAATATATAGAGATAAGATTTGCGCCCCAGCTTCATACAAAAGAAGGACTAACTATAAAAGAGGTTATTTCAAGTGTGATCGTTGGGATGAGAATCGGAGAAAAAAAATTTGGGATAAGAGGAAATTTGATTCTCTGCTGTATGAGAAATTTCGGAGTCGAGAAGGCCTTTGAAGTTGTGGAGAATGGGAGAGAGTTTCTAGGCATGGGAGTAGTAGGGATAGATCTTTGTGCCAATGAGGATGCAGGGTTTTGTGAAGTCTTTCAGGAACCTATTAAACTGGCCAAGGAATACGGCTATAGAATAACAATACATGCCGGAGAAACTGGTATAGGGGAAAACGTAAGTGATGCAGTGAAGTTACTTGGTGCTGAGAGAATAGGACATGGAGTATTTATAAAAGATTGTATAGAGGCCTATGAAATTGTAAAAAGACAAAATATAGCATTGGAAATTTGTCCTACAAGTAATGTTCAGACAAGGGCCGTTGGTAGTTTTTCTGAGCATCCAGTTTATAATTTTATGAAAGACGGAATAAGGGTAACCTTGAATACAGACAACCGAACAGTATCATCAACTAACCTTGAAAAAGAGATAAATATTATTCATAAAGAGTTCGGAATGACATATGAAGAGTATAAAATAATATATTCTAACAGTGTAGAGGCATCTTTTGCTTCGGAGGTTATGAAAGCAGAACTTATGAAATTTATAAAATAA
- a CDS encoding TVP38/TMEM64 family protein yields the protein MKNRGGMIILALLIIFFVLNRSGAFRYISLENIKALKEWIGDFGLFGPLVYILLYIVACIFFLPGLPITVLGGIVFGPLMGTIYTVIGAGLGLSSAFLVARYLFRESIERKFSDSKIFQKIDQGVKRQGWRILMTTRLVPIFPFNVQNYIYGLTGIGFWQYSILSVIFIIPGTAAYTLSAGAIASGEGFSAKNLTYLGIGAICFVFISLIPKFLNKNGEK from the coding sequence ATGAAAAATAGAGGTGGCATGATAATTCTTGCACTCCTGATTATATTTTTTGTGCTTAACAGGAGTGGGGCCTTCAGATATATCAGTCTTGAAAATATAAAGGCTCTTAAGGAGTGGATAGGAGATTTTGGACTTTTTGGTCCCTTAGTCTATATACTTCTCTATATAGTGGCTTGCATCTTCTTTTTGCCTGGTCTTCCAATTACGGTTTTGGGCGGGATAGTCTTTGGACCTTTAATGGGGACCATATATACAGTTATAGGAGCTGGCTTGGGATTGTCATCAGCATTTCTCGTGGCCAGGTACCTTTTTAGAGAATCTATTGAGAGAAAATTTTCCGACTCCAAAATTTTTCAAAAAATAGACCAGGGAGTGAAAAGGCAGGGGTGGAGAATTCTAATGACCACAAGACTTGTGCCTATTTTTCCTTTTAATGTGCAAAACTATATATATGGACTTACCGGTATAGGCTTTTGGCAGTATTCTATTTTATCTGTTATTTTTATAATACCGGGAACAGCTGCCTATACCCTCAGTGCAGGAGCAATAGCAAGCGGTGAGGGGTTCTCAGCTAAAAACCTGACTTACCTCGGTATAGGGGCTATTTGTTTTGTATTTATATCTTTGATACCAAAATTTTTAAATAAAAATGGGGAAAAATGA
- a CDS encoding (Fe-S)-binding protein codes for MKAKMGIRVHQFLSFSKIFNSINLAPKAHKTKYLFFPGCSLLAYEPQITGWILDHLQEKLDMEVGSILKCCGKPTKNLGMDKTFKRRFDQLKKEIEGTGAEYIVVTCQSCLEIFEKHWNKNVISLWELFPKLGLPKNSEGKGKESKVVFNIHDSCSGREKKEVHDGIRWILKELGYNVEELENSREKTVCCGAGSLSVHGNYEVSQKIMKRRAEESTTGHMISYCSACRESLEIGGADSIHILELIFGDVYSTESMNKRNISVLKRWMNRFKSKVELKKRR; via the coding sequence ATGAAGGCAAAAATGGGCATAAGGGTGCATCAGTTTTTAAGTTTTTCTAAAATTTTTAATTCCATAAATCTTGCTCCCAAAGCACATAAAACTAAGTATCTCTTTTTTCCAGGATGCTCGTTGCTTGCCTATGAGCCCCAAATTACAGGGTGGATTTTGGATCATTTACAGGAAAAGTTGGACATGGAAGTAGGCTCTATTCTCAAATGTTGTGGAAAGCCGACTAAAAATCTTGGAATGGATAAAACATTTAAAAGAAGGTTTGACCAATTGAAAAAGGAGATAGAAGGAACGGGGGCAGAATATATTGTGGTAACCTGCCAGTCTTGTTTAGAAATTTTTGAAAAACATTGGAATAAAAATGTAATATCATTGTGGGAACTTTTTCCAAAATTAGGCCTTCCAAAAAATAGTGAAGGGAAAGGAAAAGAATCAAAAGTAGTATTCAATATACATGACTCTTGCTCCGGAAGAGAAAAAAAAGAAGTACATGACGGAATAAGGTGGATATTGAAAGAGCTGGGATATAATGTTGAAGAGCTTGAAAATTCAAGAGAAAAGACGGTTTGCTGCGGTGCAGGAAGCCTTTCCGTACACGGGAATTATGAAGTTTCACAAAAAATCATGAAAAGAAGAGCTGAGGAATCCACGACAGGGCATATGATATCATACTGTTCAGCTTGTAGAGAATCCCTGGAAATCGGTGGGGCAGATTCAATTCATATTTTGGAACTTATTTTCGGAGATGTTTACAGTACCGAATCGATGAACAAAAGAAATATAAGTGTTTTGAAGCGTTGGATGAATAGGTTCAAGTCTAAGGTCGAACTCAAGAAAAGAAGATAG
- a CDS encoding TIGR04283 family arsenosugar biosynthesis glycosyltransferase: MISIIIPVLNEEKNISGLLKRLSELKGKKEIIVVDGGSRDKTVEQAFSLANVIRSPRGRALQMNMGAKKAKGDILWFLHSDSIVDVGSLKAIEESISQGNIGGGFSLYFYDSKKLFMKWLAFTSNMRVNLTKSFYGDQGIYIKKESFFMIGGFPEIPIMEDLEFSKRIKKMGRVKKLNEKIGTSARRFTSCGIYRTFILMIKMRVLYMMGVSPEKLNKMYREVR; the protein is encoded by the coding sequence GTGATTTCTATAATTATACCTGTATTAAATGAAGAAAAAAATATATCTGGTCTTCTAAAGAGGCTTTCAGAACTCAAAGGGAAAAAAGAGATAATAGTGGTGGACGGGGGAAGCCGGGATAAAACTGTGGAACAGGCTTTTTCTTTGGCAAATGTCATAAGGAGTCCGAGAGGAAGAGCTCTGCAAATGAATATGGGGGCTAAAAAGGCCAAAGGAGATATTTTATGGTTTTTACATTCGGACAGTATTGTGGATGTGGGCAGTCTTAAAGCTATAGAGGAGAGCATATCTCAGGGGAATATAGGGGGAGGTTTTTCACTTTATTTTTATGATAGTAAAAAATTGTTTATGAAGTGGCTAGCCTTTACTTCAAATATGAGAGTAAATTTAACAAAATCATTTTACGGAGATCAGGGAATTTATATAAAAAAGGAAAGTTTTTTTATGATCGGAGGATTTCCAGAAATACCAATAATGGAAGATTTAGAGTTTTCTAAAAGAATCAAAAAGATGGGAAGAGTAAAAAAACTCAATGAAAAGATAGGGACCTCTGCTAGACGTTTTACCTCCTGCGGAATATACAGGACTTTTATTTTGATGATTAAGATGAGAGTTCTTTATATGATGGGAGTGTCACCGGAAAAACTCAACAAAATGTATAGAGAGGTACGATGA
- a CDS encoding TIGR04282 family arsenosugar biosynthesis glycosyltransferase — MMKALVIMTRIPVPEKTKTRLLTILSPEECADIHKSFLKDITKTALSLKSVAHIFLAYGDEGPLNLLEGIIPEEISFFPQNGQNLGEKMENIFIRLFQEGYEKVVLIGSDIPEITAKNLEDSFYLLEFKDVVLGPTGDGGYYLVGMKTLHKTLFSKEIKWGSPVVFQESIKKLECIGLSLGFLESREDIDTQEDLRKFWDRIKETEKCENTRKYLKSKRIWGDCDAEVGRGNI; from the coding sequence ATGATGAAAGCATTGGTTATAATGACAAGGATACCGGTACCTGAAAAGACAAAAACAAGACTTCTGACGATTTTAAGCCCGGAAGAATGCGCTGATATTCATAAGTCTTTTTTAAAAGATATCACGAAAACCGCCCTATCCCTAAAGAGTGTTGCACATATATTTCTTGCCTACGGAGATGAAGGTCCACTCAATCTTTTAGAGGGAATCATACCAGAAGAGATATCATTTTTTCCTCAGAATGGACAGAACCTCGGAGAAAAAATGGAAAATATCTTTATAAGATTATTTCAAGAAGGTTACGAAAAAGTGGTTCTGATTGGTTCTGATATCCCGGAAATCACGGCTAAAAATTTGGAAGATTCTTTTTATCTTTTGGAATTCAAAGATGTTGTTCTGGGGCCAACTGGGGATGGTGGGTATTATCTTGTTGGAATGAAGACTCTTCATAAGACTCTATTCAGCAAAGAGATAAAGTGGGGAAGCCCGGTTGTATTTCAAGAGAGTATAAAAAAACTTGAATGCATTGGTCTAAGTCTAGGATTTCTAGAATCTAGGGAAGATATAGATACCCAAGAGGATTTAAGAAAATTTTGGGATAGGATCAAGGAGACAGAAAAATGTGAAAATACCCGTAAATATCTAAAATCAAAAAGAATATGGGGGGACTGTGATGCCGAAGTTGGAAGGGGAAATATATAA
- a CDS encoding phosphotransferase, whose protein sequence is MPKLEGEIYKYIKDGNLKGILDIGKNFKVHFLAQGEYNKNYVLEDSNKKYVFRLNTGSQIGISNQIEYEYRALKRLEESGYTPKVHYVDGGKKNLEYGVLIMDYLEGKPLNYRKDLSTAAEIFSGIHSLEVRRDDFDYLITENYIFSDRLKEAEDLLKKIWTSPLVDKKTKVFFEKYLSWCKGNAFMEKYFIENPWKAINNTEVNSHNFIIGPEKSYLIDWEKPVISDPCQDITQFLAPTTTLWKADTLLTENEIEYFYSAYEEKNPDKDIRERVRMYTPYLYLRALSWCAYAYIEYQDPEKAIKNQDTYKKICKYLEIDFMKKLLKEWVG, encoded by the coding sequence ATGCCGAAGTTGGAAGGGGAAATATATAAATATATAAAGGATGGCAATCTTAAAGGTATTTTGGATATCGGAAAAAATTTTAAGGTGCATTTTCTTGCTCAGGGTGAGTATAATAAGAATTATGTTCTTGAGGATTCAAATAAAAAATATGTTTTTAGGCTGAATACTGGAAGCCAGATAGGGATTTCTAATCAGATAGAGTATGAATATAGAGCTCTAAAGAGACTTGAAGAGTCGGGCTACACTCCAAAGGTTCATTATGTGGATGGGGGTAAAAAAAATCTAGAATACGGGGTATTAATAATGGATTATTTGGAAGGAAAACCCCTTAACTACAGAAAAGATTTAAGTACAGCCGCAGAAATATTTTCAGGGATACATTCATTGGAGGTCAGAAGAGATGATTTTGATTATCTCATAACAGAAAATTATATATTTAGTGACCGTCTTAAAGAGGCAGAGGATCTCTTGAAAAAAATTTGGACGAGTCCATTGGTGGATAAAAAAACTAAAGTATTTTTTGAAAAATATTTATCCTGGTGCAAGGGGAATGCTTTTATGGAAAAATATTTTATAGAAAATCCATGGAAGGCTATAAATAATACAGAGGTTAACTCGCATAATTTTATAATAGGACCCGAAAAAAGTTATCTTATAGATTGGGAAAAGCCTGTAATAAGTGATCCGTGTCAGGATATAACGCAATTTTTAGCTCCAACCACAACACTCTGGAAAGCCGATACACTCTTGACTGAGAATGAGATAGAATATTTTTACAGTGCATATGAAGAAAAAAATCCTGATAAAGATATAAGAGAGAGGGTGAGAATGTATACTCCGTATCTATATTTAAGGGCTTTGAGCTGGTGTGCTTATGCTTATATAGAATATCAAGACCCGGAAAAAGCCATTAAGAATCAGGATACTTATAAAAAGATTTGTAAATATCTTGAAATTGATTTTATGAAGAAACTTTTGAAGGAGTGGGTGGGATAG
- a CDS encoding nucleoside hydrolase, protein MKKKKVIFDCDNTMGIPGRDVDDGLTLIYLLGSEDIELLGVTLTHGNGTLEEVLESTEKLIRELDIKGLNVFCGEEGGRFLAEEAEKYKDELIVLATGAMTNLYTAYKYDNKFYKNLNELYLMGGIVEPLLINGKKVEELNFSVDPEAAFNVLSSDAKISILNGHTASKAIFGKKDIKKLSNQNGRIYRFLESSIFHWMENMKAKFGIDGFCNWDMAAAVFISHKELFEKNIARINPDIEKLRTGDLNLDDSGSREVIMPLGIKSIEKFNFIIFEAFEFFRKRYEK, encoded by the coding sequence ATGAAGAAAAAAAAAGTTATATTTGACTGCGATAATACAATGGGCATACCTGGAAGGGATGTAGATGACGGTTTGACCTTGATATATCTTCTGGGAAGTGAGGATATAGAACTTCTCGGTGTTACCCTGACTCATGGCAACGGGACCCTTGAAGAAGTCTTGGAGTCCACTGAAAAACTTATCAGAGAACTGGATATAAAGGGACTCAATGTGTTTTGTGGTGAAGAGGGGGGGAGATTCTTGGCTGAGGAGGCAGAAAAGTATAAAGATGAACTGATTGTTTTGGCAACCGGGGCTATGACTAACCTTTATACGGCTTATAAATATGATAATAAATTTTATAAAAATCTAAATGAGCTTTATCTAATGGGTGGGATAGTCGAGCCTCTTCTGATAAACGGAAAGAAAGTGGAAGAACTTAACTTTTCCGTAGATCCGGAGGCAGCCTTTAACGTACTTTCATCCGATGCGAAGATTTCCATATTAAATGGACATACGGCATCCAAAGCCATTTTCGGCAAAAAAGATATAAAAAAACTTTCAAATCAAAATGGGAGAATTTACAGGTTCTTAGAATCATCCATATTCCATTGGATGGAAAATATGAAGGCAAAATTTGGCATAGATGGGTTCTGCAACTGGGATATGGCGGCAGCTGTATTTATAAGCCATAAAGAACTTTTTGAAAAAAATATAGCCAGGATAAATCCGGATATTGAAAAGCTCAGAACAGGCGACCTGAATCTAGACGACAGTGGAAGCAGAGAGGTGATAATGCCCTTGGGAATAAAAAGCATTGAAAAATTCAATTTTATTATCTTTGAAGCTTTTGAATTTTTTAGAAAAAGGTATGAAAAGTAG
- a CDS encoding ABC transporter substrate-binding protein, translating to MKKFFYLLLLFLAAACGKKENDTVGLDYSWEDVVQRSKGTEVNIYMWGGSSEVNKFMDKLIAKSLKEKNDIKLNRVPITDIKDTVNKLIVEKQAGKKDGSVDIIWVNGENFKLLKESDVLWGDFLKNLPAKAKVKEATMMSDFGETIDGLEAPWGEAQFNFIYDRSTGDVPFVNHETLKDYVMNNPGKFTYPAIPDFTGSAFVRNLVIDIIGEEKAHEISNEDFRIVLEEVWDYFREIEPYLWRKGETYPESQGKLDTLYRNGEVDITMGYIINKVTNKVASGEFKESSRSFLLDRGTLFNNHYLSIPANAKNKAGALYVINYLLSEEAQVAKQDPQNWGDSTILDMTKLSEKDREMFKILGQSELVPTLEERAEKRVRELSPEKLEIVEEGWLEKIGKN from the coding sequence ATGAAGAAATTTTTTTATCTACTGCTTTTGTTTTTAGCTGCAGCCTGCGGGAAGAAGGAGAATGATACAGTGGGTCTTGACTATAGCTGGGAGGATGTGGTTCAAAGATCAAAGGGCACAGAGGTAAATATATATATGTGGGGCGGGTCTTCAGAAGTAAATAAATTCATGGACAAACTCATTGCAAAATCTCTGAAAGAAAAAAATGATATTAAATTAAACAGAGTTCCCATAACTGACATCAAAGATACTGTAAATAAGCTCATAGTGGAAAAGCAGGCCGGAAAAAAAGATGGAAGTGTGGACATAATCTGGGTAAACGGAGAGAATTTTAAACTTCTTAAAGAGAGTGATGTTTTGTGGGGTGACTTTTTGAAAAATCTTCCTGCCAAGGCTAAAGTTAAGGAAGCTACAATGATGAGTGATTTCGGAGAAACTATAGATGGACTTGAAGCTCCTTGGGGAGAAGCCCAGTTTAACTTTATCTATGACAGATCCACGGGGGATGTACCTTTTGTGAATCATGAGACTCTAAAAGATTATGTGATGAATAATCCGGGAAAATTTACATATCCTGCCATTCCTGATTTTACAGGCAGTGCCTTTGTAAGAAACCTGGTTATAGACATTATAGGTGAAGAAAAAGCTCATGAAATATCAAACGAAGATTTCAGAATTGTTCTTGAAGAGGTGTGGGATTATTTCAGGGAAATAGAACCTTACTTATGGAGAAAAGGGGAGACCTACCCTGAAAGTCAGGGTAAATTGGATACCCTTTACAGAAATGGGGAGGTAGATATAACGATGGGTTATATCATTAATAAAGTTACAAATAAGGTTGCCTCAGGTGAGTTTAAAGAAAGCAGCAGGAGTTTTCTTTTGGATAGGGGTACTCTTTTCAACAACCATTATCTGAGCATCCCCGCCAATGCCAAAAATAAAGCTGGTGCTCTTTATGTTATAAATTATTTGCTTTCTGAAGAAGCTCAAGTTGCGAAACAGGACCCACAAAATTGGGGGGACTCCACGATTCTTGATATGACGAAACTTTCCGAAAAAGATAGAGAGATGTTTAAAATACTCGGACAATCAGAGTTGGTTCCCACATTGGAAGAAAGGGCTGAAAAAAGGGTAAGAGAGCTGTCACCTGAAAAGCTTGAGATAGTAGAAGAGGGGTGGCTTGAAAAGATTGGAAAAAATTAA
- a CDS encoding ABC transporter permease subunit, which translates to MKRLEKIKKYIYLMPAVIFISLFFIYGFVYGLLQSFGLNNIMGESGFTLGYYEKVLKSEKFMDSLSFTAKMALASSSLSLIISIVLLFFLYLNLEGRYLKVGYVRRIIESPLLVPYLVASYLILILFLQSGFISRIMVAAGIIESYMEFPIITNDEKGRGIMLAYIWKTCPFIVMMSFPVLQRINRKWDSVAYIFGVGRVRFFFEVVLPLLAPSLIISFFIIISYMFTAFETPYILGVTYPKALAVMAYDIYSKGNLSERPNLMVINMFISVISITGGAIVYCIYKFVIGKNQRAWD; encoded by the coding sequence TTGAAAAGATTGGAAAAAATTAAAAAATATATCTATCTGATGCCTGCAGTGATATTTATCTCTTTATTTTTTATTTATGGATTTGTTTACGGTCTTTTGCAGAGTTTTGGATTAAATAATATAATGGGTGAATCCGGGTTTACCTTGGGATATTATGAAAAGGTTTTGAAAAGTGAAAAATTTATGGATTCCCTCTCTTTTACAGCAAAAATGGCCCTGGCATCATCGAGCCTTTCTCTTATCATATCAATAGTGCTGCTTTTCTTTCTATACTTAAATTTAGAAGGCAGATATTTAAAAGTGGGTTATGTTCGAAGGATAATAGAGAGTCCGCTTTTGGTTCCATATCTTGTGGCATCATACCTAATACTTATTCTTTTTTTACAGAGTGGATTTATCAGCCGTATAATGGTCGCGGCGGGAATTATAGAAAGTTACATGGAGTTTCCTATAATTACAAATGATGAGAAAGGTAGAGGGATAATGCTTGCTTATATATGGAAAACCTGTCCTTTTATAGTAATGATGTCATTCCCGGTGCTTCAAAGGATAAACAGGAAATGGGATTCTGTGGCCTATATTTTTGGTGTTGGCAGAGTAAGGTTCTTTTTTGAAGTGGTTTTGCCTCTATTGGCGCCATCTCTAATAATAAGTTTTTTTATAATAATATCCTATATGTTTACGGCATTTGAAACTCCCTACATACTCGGCGTGACCTATCCCAAGGCCTTGGCAGTAATGGCCTATGATATATATTCAAAGGGTAATCTGTCAGAGAGGCCGAACCTCATGGTAATAAATATGTTTATCTCTGTAATAAGCATAACCGGCGGGGCCATAGTATACTGTATTTATAAATTTGTAATAGGAAAAAATCAAAGGGCGTGGGATTAG
- a CDS encoding ABC transporter permease subunit has translation MKRVLMKTAGIIIMLCFILPFIALIYESLNRDSWIYVAKDMKTYEATVTTIGTAILTLFLNIILGTPAANILARKEFNGKKIVQGLIFLPLIIPSFVTSMGIYFTFIRLGLAETLAGVVFIHTVLTLPYYIHSTVIGYRTLNENYEMMGRMMGANGLQRFFYITLPHIMPSVIAGGSLVIIVSFAQYLNTLIIGGGKILTIPILMFPYISGGNIRVGAVYSIFYIFINFSLLFILEKKVKGIYNKSMTGEKIC, from the coding sequence ATGAAAAGAGTTTTAATGAAAACGGCTGGAATCATAATAATGCTGTGCTTCATTCTTCCATTTATAGCCCTTATATATGAAAGCCTGAACCGTGATTCTTGGATTTATGTGGCAAAGGATATGAAGACATACGAGGCAACGGTTACAACAATTGGAACGGCCATTTTGACACTTTTTTTAAATATTATTTTGGGTACTCCGGCAGCAAATATACTTGCAAGAAAGGAGTTTAATGGGAAGAAAATAGTTCAGGGACTAATATTTCTTCCTCTGATTATACCGTCTTTCGTCACTAGTATGGGAATATACTTTACGTTTATAAGACTGGGCCTTGCGGAAACACTGGCGGGAGTTGTATTTATACATACGGTTCTTACCCTGCCTTATTACATACATTCTACCGTCATAGGGTACAGAACACTGAACGAAAATTATGAGATGATGGGAAGAATGATGGGAGCAAATGGACTCCAGAGATTTTTTTATATAACACTTCCACACATAATGCCGTCTGTAATAGCAGGGGGAAGTCTGGTCATAATAGTTTCCTTTGCCCAGTATCTAAACACCCTCATAATAGGAGGAGGCAAGATTTTGACTATACCCATATTGATGTTTCCCTATATATCAGGGGGGAATATAAGGGTGGGAGCTGTTTACAGTATATTTTATATATTTATAAATTTTTCTTTGCTTTTTATCTTGGAGAAAAAAGTAAAGGGGATCTACAATAAGAGTATGACAGGGGAAAAGATATGTTAG